In Alkalihalobacterium alkalinitrilicum, a genomic segment contains:
- the pulA gene encoding type I pullulanase, protein MRDCRVEKAIINEVDQITVIMSSTIELSHDFFKLRTGKKEIPIVNVKEQSNRQYMLQLLDPVEFGKEYTLDTKLGDSLLVEVGSVVRTNAFDDLFYYEDNDLGATYSQSSTTFKVWAPTATEVRLIVFNEWQEEKGIEIPMVRKQKGVWKLSLPGDQNGLFYLYKVCVNGIWNEAVDPYAKALTINGLKGMVIDLSKTNPVDWPRKLPFHKRNETIIYEAHIRDFTIARTSGIDKKGKYIGWTEEHTTGSNGTVTGLDYIKQLGITHVQLLPINDFGSIDEEKQDSYNWGYDPTHFFVPEGSYSIYPEDPYARIIEVKNLISTLHQHQLRVILDVVYNHIYIWQVSDFEKIVPGYFFRYDEKDQISNGTGVGNDIASERKMVQKFILDCVTYWAQEYYVDGFRFDLMGILDLETMKKIADRLYEINPSIVLLGEGWNLPTAYPAEKRAVLEQAKMLPNISFFNDRFRDRLKGSSFNHLDKGFINGNAEQTESTKEVISGTMGMFHPHDQLFSNPQQSINYIECHDNHTLWDKLTLSNGGDPEAFRYKMHRLGTSIVLTAQGIPFIHAGQEFFRTKYGVENSYNAPDSINAFDWDRKAKFIDNVEYIKGLNSIRKKHPAFRLNSMEQVEKHMKPFHTPPHVIGYMLDNLSGIDEWNRIAVIHNGSWSTIELNLPYKGEWFVIVDDERADLIPLYSEKETSIKILPISTKVLFQV, encoded by the coding sequence ATGAGGGATTGTCGTGTAGAAAAAGCAATAATAAATGAAGTTGATCAAATAACAGTCATCATGTCCTCCACAATTGAACTATCGCATGATTTTTTTAAATTACGAACAGGAAAAAAAGAAATACCGATCGTCAACGTTAAAGAACAGTCGAATAGGCAATATATGTTACAGTTACTAGATCCAGTTGAATTTGGCAAAGAATACACATTAGATACTAAACTTGGTGATAGTCTACTAGTGGAAGTTGGTAGCGTCGTTCGAACTAATGCGTTTGATGACCTGTTTTACTATGAAGATAATGATTTAGGGGCTACTTATTCACAGTCAAGTACAACTTTTAAAGTTTGGGCACCAACAGCTACAGAAGTAAGATTAATCGTTTTTAATGAATGGCAAGAGGAAAAAGGAATAGAAATTCCAATGGTTCGAAAACAAAAGGGTGTTTGGAAATTATCATTACCAGGTGACCAAAATGGATTATTTTATTTATATAAAGTGTGTGTAAATGGAATATGGAATGAAGCTGTCGATCCATACGCGAAAGCACTAACCATTAATGGTCTAAAAGGAATGGTTATTGATTTGTCAAAAACGAACCCAGTCGATTGGCCAAGAAAATTGCCGTTCCATAAACGAAATGAAACTATTATTTATGAAGCTCATATAAGAGATTTTACGATAGCGAGGACAAGTGGAATTGATAAGAAAGGCAAATATATAGGGTGGACTGAAGAACATACAACAGGAAGTAATGGAACAGTAACGGGGTTAGATTATATTAAACAACTAGGAATAACACATGTTCAATTATTACCAATTAACGATTTTGGGAGTATCGACGAAGAAAAGCAAGATAGCTACAACTGGGGATACGATCCTACGCATTTCTTTGTACCAGAAGGAAGCTACTCTATTTATCCAGAAGATCCTTATGCACGGATCATAGAAGTGAAAAATTTAATTTCAACATTGCACCAACATCAACTTCGAGTGATTTTGGATGTTGTATACAATCATATATATATTTGGCAAGTTAGCGATTTTGAAAAGATTGTTCCAGGCTATTTTTTTAGATATGACGAGAAAGACCAAATTTCCAATGGTACAGGGGTAGGCAATGATATTGCTTCAGAACGAAAAATGGTCCAAAAGTTTATTTTAGATTGTGTTACGTATTGGGCACAAGAGTACTATGTTGATGGATTTAGATTTGATTTAATGGGAATTTTAGATTTGGAAACGATGAAAAAAATAGCAGACCGTTTATATGAAATCAATCCATCGATTGTGTTACTTGGCGAGGGATGGAATTTACCAACCGCATACCCCGCTGAAAAAAGAGCAGTGCTCGAACAAGCTAAAATGCTACCAAATATAAGCTTCTTTAATGATCGTTTTCGGGACCGCTTGAAAGGGAGTAGCTTTAACCATTTAGATAAAGGGTTTATCAATGGGAACGCCGAACAAACCGAATCTACAAAAGAAGTTATTTCAGGGACGATGGGAATGTTTCATCCGCATGATCAACTTTTTTCTAATCCACAACAATCGATAAATTATATAGAATGTCATGATAACCATACTTTATGGGATAAACTTACTCTTTCCAATGGTGGAGACCCAGAAGCATTTCGTTATAAAATGCATCGTTTAGGAACATCGATCGTTTTAACTGCTCAAGGTATTCCATTTATCCACGCAGGACAAGAATTTTTTCGGACGAAATATGGAGTAGAAAATAGTTATAACGCTCCTGATTCGATTAATGCCTTTGATTGGGATCGTAAAGCGAAGTTTATAGACAATGTCGAATATATTAAAGGCTTAAATTCTATTCGGAAAAAACATCCCGCTTTTCGGTTGAACTCGATGGAACAAGTGGAAAAACATATGAAACCTTTTCATACACCGCCTCATGTCATCGGGTATATGTTAGACAACTTATCTGGAATAGATGAATGGAATAGGATTGCTGTAATTCATAATGGGAGTTGGTCAACTATCGAACTCAACTTACCTTATAAAGGTGAGTGGTTTGTAATCGTTGACGATGAGAGGGCAGATTTGATACCATTGTATTCTGAAAAAGAAACATCTATAAAAATTCTTCCAATCAGTACAAAAGTATTATTTCAGGTGTAA